A region from the Drosophila ananassae strain 14024-0371.13 chromosome 2L, ASM1763931v2, whole genome shotgun sequence genome encodes:
- the LOC6500184 gene encoding chaperone protein dnaJ 1, mitochondrial → MLKTIQIGTARGHPVRCLASYGSRFTHLTKPKSQRVENYYNVLNVPVGSSDQEIKRAFIDLSKKYHPDVNRDTRDSEVFVKICEAYQTLHRHQSRQLYDSRLRMQNHSAVPPDTAFTGRHVSTVWSQYQSAMRNKQLGRNVVKPFIFKTKVQRGKWLPMRVRTAEDPSGSGEEKAKGEGKDQGTKWQYFNNNYTNNPTLCVYITGLCAVSGLVLLDAISRFRDKSSPVDTSNASGSL, encoded by the coding sequence ATGTTGAAGACCATCCAGATCGGCACCGCCCGGGGTCATCCGGTGCGCTGCCTGGCGTCCTACGGCTCAAGATTTACCCATCTGACCAAACCGAAGTCGCAGCGTGTCGAGAACTATTATAACGTTCTCAATGTGCCAGTGGGTTCCAGCGACCAGGAGATCAAGCGTGCCTTCATTGACCTCTCGAAGAAATACCATCCGGATGTCAACAGAGATACCCGGGACTCAGAGGTGTTTGTGAAGATCTGTGAGGCTTATCAGACACTCCATCGCCACCAGTCGCGGCAGCTGTACGACTCCCGTCTCCGGATGCAAAATCACTCAGCCGTTCCGCCGGATACAGCATTCACCGGGCGCCATGTGTCTACAGTTTGGTCCCAGTACCAGTCCGCAATGCGCAACAAACAATTGGGCCGGAATGTCGTGAAGCCGTTCATCTTCAAGACAAAGGTGCAAAGGGGCAAGTGGTTGCCCATGCGAGTCCGGACCGCCGAGGATCCTTCCGGTTCTGGTGAGGAGAAGGCGAAGGGGGAGGGTAAGGATCAAGGGACCAAATGGCAGTATTTCAATAACAATTATACCAATAACCCCACCCTCTGCGTCTATATCACCGGACTGTGCGCGGTGAGCGGCCTTGTACTCTTGGATGCAATCAGTCGATTCCGTGACAAGTCATCGCCAGTGGATACCAGCAATGCCAGTGGTTCCTTGTGA